One window of Dermacentor albipictus isolate Rhodes 1998 colony chromosome 9, USDA_Dalb.pri_finalv2, whole genome shotgun sequence genomic DNA carries:
- the LOC135906524 gene encoding neprilysin-1-like, which yields MSSSHGLERGDTPEPIPKQQLFSEITYENLDTAASEASLRGRHRHSPASSSTASSVSAAYGGWSRFSVDHGGDAAIRSAAGNSIFTGRLSFKRSLQWNPTASIDRKLRERRLSLWRYGSLEGAGSSHFRTSQAPRGGGKLVCFALSFLSAGIALVVLVVCLRLAARSGDPLDAAPHMPELPCDQYEYCVQETAAVQRWINHTVKPCDDFHEFACGVWTRSHGGYSAHDEEKVDWVLNTLLTRALAEMAEKPTAANGSTFEFDLANDVLFEQCMKTDSRERRSLGVARKQLAEFGLGGWPYTQPLHHDVTFTNVLVTASRLALNLGLAALVSVRVFGSYKHRTFEVEDPILLLRKDDLSGFEMKARALVLHRQLIAESFFYFAHTSRDVYKVQEQIQLVSLILAHATRRASERRFCTFSHVTTTLGELGVLELYIRRLMPDRANVSENATVLLRNPLMARALDFVFRYLGPEHLLNYLGFRLLVHLSPFIFEIPNNIVRARMYQLTGIDKMVWLKAEVCLRLSEEALPLFYLYDLYATKPASYWQNIDSFVGMIKRTVLTRAIVPWKFSAEDKKKLLRILMLMEFKTFLPHWMLNDTLLEAYNRRLLPNRNADVFHMYSHVWRRRMLAALSPRPLDKYLTEPEWLGSVFDTMPIYSFAENTVYVPMALFNTTLPGTRDAVYLHAVAATWKLAYALAPIFELSNYWDNTTRASYTGYEACAATRYGPYLTPGIRDSALHLSYADEISVFWSERLLLVLTSTSGVNPLVGYDRERFFYLYTAMSKCRSYGVSLQPTSTVTSKQRVNIPYQYSAKFRKLWSCKNHNRCK from the coding sequence ATGTCCAGCAGCCAtggcttggagcgcggcgacACGCCGGAGCCGATTCCCAAGCAGCAGCTCTTCTCCGAGATCACCTACGAGAACCTGGACACGGCTGCTTCGGAAGCTTCGCTCCGGGGCCGCCACCGCCACAGCCCGGCCTCGTCGTCCACCGcctcgtcggtgtcggcggcctACGGCGGCTGGTCGCGCTTCTCGGTGGATCACGGCGGCGACGCCGCGATCCGCTCGGCGGCCGGCAACTCCATCTTCACCGGCCGCCTGTCCTTCAAGCGCAGCCTGCAGTGGAACCCGACGGCCTCTATAGACCGCAAGCTGCGCGAGCGACGCCTCTCTCTCTGGCGTTACGGCTCGCTCGAGGGCGCCGGCTCGTCGCACTTCCGCACCTCGCAGGCGCCACGCGGCGGGGGCAAGCTCGTCTGCTTCGCCCTGTCCTTCCTCTCGGCCGGCATCGCCCTGGTCGTGCTCGTCGTGTGCCTGAGGCTCGCGGCGCGAAGCGGCGACCCGCTGGACGCCGCGCCGCACATGCCCGAGCTCCCGTGCGACCAGTACGAGTACTGCGTCCAGGAGACGGCGGCCGTCCAGCGCTGGATCAACCACACGGTCAAGCCGTGCGACGACTTCCACGAGTTCGCGTGCGGAGTCTGGACGCGGTCGCACGGCGGCTACAGCGCGCACGACGAAGAGAAGGTGGACTGGGTGCTCAACACGCTCCTGActcgagcgctggccgagatggCCGAGAAGCCAACGGCGGCCAACGGCTCGACGTTCGAGTTCGACCTGGCCAACGACGTGCTCTTCGAGCAGTGCATGAAGACGGACTCGCGAGAGCGACGCAGCCTGGGTGTGGCTCGTAAGCAGCTCGCCGAGTTTGGCCTGGGTGGCTGGCCGTACACCCAACCGCTCCACCACGACGTAACCTTCACCAACGTGCTGGTCACCGCTTCTCGGCTGGCGCTCAACCTGGGTCTCGCGGCCCTCGTGAGCGTGCGAGTCTTCGGCAGCTACAAACACCGGACGTTTGAGGTGGAAGACCCAATTCTGCTGCTGCGGAAGGATGACCTCTCCGGGTTCGAGATGAAGGCCAGGGCCCTGGTCCTGCACAGGCAGCTGATCGCTGAGTCGTTCTTCTACTTCGCCCACACATCTCGGGACGTCTACAAGGTCCAGGAGCAGATCCAGCTGGTATCCCTGATCCTCGCCCACGCCACCAGGAGGGCTTCGGAGCGCCGTTTCTGCACCTTCTCGCACGTGACGACCACGCTCGGCGAACTGGGCGTCCTGGAACTGTACATCAGAAGGCTGATGCCGGACAGGGCCAACGTCTCGGAAAACGCCACGGTTCTCCTCAGAAACCCGCTCATGGCCAGGGCGCTAGACTTCGTCTTCCGCTACCTCGGTCCCGAGCACCTGCTAAACTACCTCGGCTTCCGGCTGCTGGTTCACCTGTCTCCTTTCATCTTCGAGATACCCAACAACATCGTGAGGGCCCGCATGTACCAGCTGACCGGCATCGACAAGATGGTCTGGCTCAAGGCCGAGGTCTGCCTCCGGCTCTCAGAAGAGGCACTGCCACTCTTCTACCTCTACGACCTCTACGCTACCAAGCCAGCCTCCTACTGGCAGAACATCGACAGCTTCGTCGGCATGATCAAGCGAACTGTGCTCACCCGAGCCATCGTTCCCTGGAAGTTCTCTGCAGAGGACAAGAAGAAGCTTTTGCGCATATTGATGCTGATGGAGTTCAAGACGTTCCTGCCTCACTGGATGCTCAACGACACCCTGCTGGAGGCCTACAACCGGCGGCTCCTTCCCAACCGGAACGCCGACGTCTTCCACATGTACTCGCATGTGTGGCGCCGACGCATGCTTGCCGCGTTGTCACCGCGACCTCTGGACAAGTACCTGACTGAGCCGGAGTGGCTAGGCTCGGTTTTCGACACCATGCCCATCTACTCGTTCGCCGAGAACACCGTGTACGTCCCCATGGCGCTGTTCAACACGACGCTGCCCGGCACCCGCGACGCCGTCTACCTGCACGCTGTGGCGGCCACCTGGAAGCTCGCGTACGCCTTGGCCCCCATCTTCGAGCTAAGCAACTACTGGGACAACACGACCCGGGCCAGCTACACCGGCTACGAGGCATGCGCTGCGACCCGCTACGGTCCGTACCTGACGCCCGGCATACGCGACAGCGCGCTACACCTGTCCTACGCCGACGAGATCTCGGTCTTCTGGAGCGAAAGGCTGCTGCTCGTCCTCACGTCCACCTCTGGCGTGAACCCTCTGGTTGGCTACGACCGCGAGCGCTTCTTCTACCTGTACACAGCCATGAGCAAATGCAGGAGCTACGGCGTCTCGCTGCAGCCCACGTCGACGGTGACCAGTAAGCAGCGCGTCAACATCCCGTACCAGTACTCGGCCAAGTTCAGGAAGCTGTGGTCGTGCAAAAACCACAACCGCTGCAAGTAG